A single genomic interval of Spinacia oleracea cultivar Varoflay chromosome 6, BTI_SOV_V1, whole genome shotgun sequence harbors:
- the LOC110795273 gene encoding uncharacterized protein, with translation MGIKTPAYFMIWCSFLIHYGISGLQISKQEELQWNKEFELLKKPSVKTIKTKYGAIYNCVYFYKQPAFDHPLLKNHSSHPQIRPSFNPEWLEARSNFTTGGSMMLEDGGCPFGTVPIRRLNKHEFFQIKQFTKDYASRSRSNPNFIEDQPGTHRSIVQTNSDIREVDYHGVRCEFNVYAPNVTQSQYTMGEMIIQSFEDQIQVGWIVNPGLNKDNLPHLFQYINAGQSHCFNTLCPGFVSTNPRYPIDIAYVGGASVRGGQQRTMQTSVYQDPKTGNWWLEVQDGVFSYVIVGYWPKEIFTGLGDSASYIAVGGEAYSPPDQPLAPMGNGYFPIQDASKTAYCTDFAVLDGNHKKINPSQTETLTYDSSYGVSDVQNYAHLGRTVFFGGPTRD, from the exons ATGGGTATCAAGACACCGGCGTACTTTATGATTTGGTGCTCATTTCTAATACATTATGGAATAAGTGGCCTGCAAATTTCTAAGCAAGAAGAACTTCAATGGAACAAGGAATTTGAGCTCTTGAAGAAGCCAAGTGTCAAGACAATCAAG ACAAAATATGGAGCCATATATAATTGCGTGTATTTCTATAAACAACCTGCATTTGATCATCCGTTGTTAAAAAATCATTCTTCCCATCCTCAG ATAAGACCTAGCTTTAATCCTGAATGGTTAGAAGCTAGGTCGAATTTTACAACAGGTGGGAGTATGATGTTGGAAGATGGAGGTTGTCCTTTCGGAACAGTTCCCATTAGAAGATTGAACAAACATGAATTTTTCCAAATTAAACAATTTACCAAAGATTATGCTTCAAGATCAAGATCCAACCCCAACTTTATTGAAGACCAACCTGGGACTCAT CGCTCAATTGTTCAAACAAATTCTGACATAAGAGAAGTGGATTACCATGGCGTAAGATGTGAGTTTAATGTTTATGCTCCAAATGTTACTCAATCACAATATACAATGGGAGAAATGATAATTCAAAGTTTCGAGGATCAAATACAAGTTGGATGGATT GTTAATCCTGGATTAAATAAAGATAATCTCCCTCATCTTTTCCAGTACATAAAT gCCGGTCAATCCCATTGTTTCAATACGTTATGTCCTGGATTTGTTAGCACCAATCCGCGTTATCCAATTGATATTGCGTATGTCGGTGGTGCATCAGTTAGAGGAGGCCAACAAAGGACTATGCAAACTTCCGTTTATCAG GATCCAAAGACAGGGAATTGGTGGCTAGAGGTACAAGACGGAGTATTCAGTTACGTAATCGTAGGATATTGGCCAAAAGAGATATTTACAGGATTAGGAGATTCAGCAAGTTACATTGCAGTTGGGGGGGAAGCATATAGTCCACCTGATCAGCCTCTTGCACCAATGGGGAACGGTTATTTCCCCATTCAAGACGCTTCTAAAACTGCATATTGTACTGATTTTGCTGTTCTTGATGGTAATCATAAAAAGATCAACCCTTCACAAACCGAAACATTAACCTACGATTCAAGCTACGGTGTCTCTGATGTAcaaaattatgcacatttaggGCGGACTGTTTTCTTTGGTGGACCTACTAGAGATTAG